CCCGAGGCCATAATCACCGCGCGCCGCCCGGGCCGATAGAGGAGGTCGCGTTCGAACTCCTCGCCAATTCGTGCTCCGACGGCATCACTGTAGTAGCGCAACAAACGATCTTCGTTGACGGCAGGGATCAGTGCGCGCGAATAGCCTCGCCGGCGCAACTCGTTGAGCCCCAAACGTAACAACAACACGCCCAGCCCCGCTTTGCGTCGCTCGGGCGCGACACCGAATGGACCGAAAATCCCGACGCCGGGCTCGCGTCCGAGCCCGTTTAGCCATGCGAACCTCAAACCTTGCGGCTCGATCGTCGCGAAGCCCACCGGCAACTCGCCGGCACGCGCGATAACGTTCGACCCCGCGTTGGCTTCGGAACTCCAGCTTCCCCCGAAGGTTTCGTCGATCCACGCCAGCGTTCGTTCGTCGGCGCAGGCGAATGATTGAACGTCGATACCGCGGGCGGGCGGGGTTGGAAAAGGGTGATTGAGATCGACGACCAGATTGTAGAGTTTGCTCACCCTAGTCGAAGAGCGGCCGTAACACCGACGCGCATTCTTCCAAGAACGCGACGTTCTCGTCACTCGACGCATCGCCTCGATCGCTCTGCGCGTCCAGGGTTCCGATCACGATCCCGCTTTCGGCACCGAGGATCGGCACGATTACTTCCGATTCGCCGACGACGCTCTCCCGCGCGCGCACCGCTTTGCCGCTTAGACCTTCGTCAAGATCAAAGCGCAGCCGTGCGGGCAGAACCGGCTGCGTGGCTCCGATCAAGGTAATCTCCTCGTCACCGACGTCGTAGATGCCGACCCAACGATAACCACGTGCCTCGCTGACGATTTCGGATGCTTTTTGGGCGCGCGTTTCCCGCGACTCGTCGGTATCAACAGTTCGAGCCAGCAGACGCAGCAGGTCACTCATGCATGGTCTCGCGCCGGATGGATCACGACCGGCAATTCGTCGCCCGTTCGCGCTTCGATCCATCCAACGATCTTCGCCTCGGAGACTGCGCTCAGTGCCGCCGACGCATCGGCCAACGGGACGATCAAGGTGTAGCCGATGCCCATGTTCAGAACGCGATAACGCTCCGCGAACGCGAGACCGCCGCGGCGCACGAGTTCGTGCATGAGCGGCGGAACGCTCCAGCGCTGTTGCTCGAAGACGGCTTTGACTCCAGCCGGTAGCGTTCGTGCAACGTTCTCCAACAAACCGCCGCCGGTAATATGCGCCATCGCTTTGACCGCAGCGACCGCTTCGATGGCTCGCACTGCGCGGTAGTACGACGGGTGCTCGGCAAGCAAGGCGTCGGCGTACGTACCGTCGTGAAAGCGCACGCCCCATTCCGCCTGCCCGATCAAGGCGCGAGCCAGCGAGTAGCCGTTCGTGTGCAAGCCGACGGCGGGCAAGCCCACGATTGCATCGCCGGGCACGACGTTCGCGATGTCTGGAATTTCATTCTTCGGCACGATCCCGACGATCGTGCCGGCAAGATCGAAGTGACCCGCAGAGTAGAGTCCGGGCATCTCCGCAGTCTCGCCGCCGAGAAGCGCGCAGTTATGCGCGCGGCAGGCCTCGGCGCAGCCGCGCACGATTTCGGCGGCGATCGCCGGATCGAGCTTGCCGACCGCAAGATAATCTAAAAAGAAGAGCGGCGTCGCGTTGCAGACGAGAATGTCGTTGATGCAATGATTGACCAGGTCGCGGCCCACGCCACCGTAACGCTCGAGTTCAGCAGCGATGAGGAGTTTCGTGCCGACGCCGTCGGTCGAAGCCACGAGCGCGCGGTCGTCGTCACCCGGAAGGCTGAAAAGGCCGGCAAAACCGCCGATGGCATCGAGTTGCGCGGGATGGCGCCACTCTGAAAGCACGGCGCGATAGCGCGCGACGGCTTCGTTGCCCGCAGCCACATTCACGCCGGCCTCGGCGTAGCGGTCGGGAGCGCCCGCTTTTTGCACCGGACGAGGATTCTCCCAGCTTTTCGCCATAGGCTGGCAGTAGTTCACCGTCCGAAAGGTCCACCATGCAAGTTCATGTCACGGCTGACGAGCCACTGAGCGTCAGCGCCGGAACGCTTGTCGTCCCCTTCTTCTCCGGCACCCCGCTCGAAGGCTCCGCGAAAGCCGTCGACGAGCGCCTCGGCGGCGTTATCGCCGATGCGCTAGCGTCGGGCGACGTGCGCGGAAAACTCGGCGATCGCGTTCTGGTCTATGCAAAAGATCAGCCGTATCGGCGCGTGCTCGCCATTTCACTCGGCGATCGCGCGACCTTTGAACCGTATCTCCTTGCGCGATACGCCGGAAGCGCGGTTCGATATCTCGGGCGACGCAACGTCGAGAAAATTGCGATTGTGCTTCCCCCCCAAGCGCACGAACGTCCCGCCGAGTCGGCCTCGTTCGTCGCCGAAGGCGCCATCGCGGGAAGCTTCGACACAACCCTCTATCAAGGTCATCCCGAGCGAAAGCTGGCGACGAGCGACGTTGTGATCTCCACGCACGACTTCGACGCGGCCGCTATCGAACGTGGCATCGCGCACGGCACCGCCCTCGGCGAAGCGATTAATTTGGCACGACGGCTCGCGGTGACGCCCGCCAACGATATGACTCCAACGCGTATGGCCGAGGAAGCGACGAAGGTCGCGCAGGCGATTGGGCTCGAGGTCGACGTACTCGACGAAGAACGCGCGCGCAGCGAGGGCATGGGATCCTTTCTCTCGGTCGCGCAAGGCAGCAGTCAGCCGCCGAAGTTCATCGTTATGCGTTACAACGGCGATCCTTCCAGCAAAGAACTGCTCGCGCTCGTCGGCAAGGGCATCACCTTCGACACGGGCGGCATCTCCATCAAGCCGGCCGAGAAGATGGAAGATATGAAATACGACATGTCGGGCGGAGCGGGCGTCATCGCTGCATTGAGCGCACTGGGTACGCTCAAGCCCAAGCTCAATGTCGTCGGCATCGTTCCAGCCACCGAAAACATGCCCGGCGGCAAGGCCACCAAGCCCGGCGACATCGTTACGGCGATGAACGGCAAGACGATCGAGGTGATCAACACCGACGCGGAAGGCCGCCTCATTCTTGCCGATGCGCTCTGTTACGCAAATAAGCTCGGCGCGACGAGAATCGTCGACGCAGCGACGCTTACCGGCGCTTGCGTGATCGCGCTCGGACACGCTGCATCCGCGGCGATAACCAATAACGATGCTTTCGGCGCAGAGTTCCTCGCCGCCGCAAAAGCGACCGGCGAGCGCTATTGGAATATGCCGTACTTCGAAGAGTATAGCAATGCGATGAAGAGCGACATTGCCGATTTGAAGAACACCGGCGGTCGCCCCGCGGGCACGCTCACGGCCGCGGCGTTCTTGCGCGAGTTCGTCGGCGAAACACCCTGGATTCACCTCGACATCGCCGGCACCGCCTATCTCGACACCGAGTTTCCCTGGCAAGCGAAAGGGCCGACCGGTACACCGGTACGCGCATTCGTGGCCCTCGCCGAGGCCCTCGCCGGCTCATCCGTGGCGAACGGAGAGAGTCGCGATGAAAAGAGCGGCAGCGATGGAGGATCTGCGAACGGGCGAGGGGCTGAGTTGACGGTGTGAAGTCACGCAACGGCAGCGAGAGCGCTCGGCCGTACGAACCCGAAAAAAACCCGGCCATTCGCCGCCTGACGGCGGGTGCGATC
This Candidatus Eremiobacterota bacterium DNA region includes the following protein-coding sequences:
- a CDS encoding phosphoribosylformylglycinamidine cyclo-ligase, which produces MQKAGAPDRYAEAGVNVAAGNEAVARYRAVLSEWRHPAQLDAIGGFAGLFSLPGDDDRALVASTDGVGTKLLIAAELERYGGVGRDLVNHCINDILVCNATPLFFLDYLAVGKLDPAIAAEIVRGCAEACRAHNCALLGGETAEMPGLYSAGHFDLAGTIVGIVPKNEIPDIANVVPGDAIVGLPAVGLHTNGYSLARALIGQAEWGVRFHDGTYADALLAEHPSYYRAVRAIEAVAAVKAMAHITGGGLLENVARTLPAGVKAVFEQQRWSVPPLMHELVRRGGLAFAERYRVLNMGIGYTLIVPLADASAALSAVSEAKIVGWIEARTGDELPVVIHPARDHA
- a CDS encoding leucyl aminopeptidase; translated protein: MQVHVTADEPLSVSAGTLVVPFFSGTPLEGSAKAVDERLGGVIADALASGDVRGKLGDRVLVYAKDQPYRRVLAISLGDRATFEPYLLARYAGSAVRYLGRRNVEKIAIVLPPQAHERPAESASFVAEGAIAGSFDTTLYQGHPERKLATSDVVISTHDFDAAAIERGIAHGTALGEAINLARRLAVTPANDMTPTRMAEEATKVAQAIGLEVDVLDEERARSEGMGSFLSVAQGSSQPPKFIVMRYNGDPSSKELLALVGKGITFDTGGISIKPAEKMEDMKYDMSGGAGVIAALSALGTLKPKLNVVGIVPATENMPGGKATKPGDIVTAMNGKTIEVINTDAEGRLILADALCYANKLGATRIVDAATLTGACVIALGHAASAAITNNDAFGAEFLAAAKATGERYWNMPYFEEYSNAMKSDIADLKNTGGRPAGTLTAAAFLREFVGETPWIHLDIAGTAYLDTEFPWQAKGPTGTPVRAFVALAEALAGSSVANGESRDEKSGSDGGSANGRGAELTV